The Paenibacillus sp. region GTTGCCGCCGTCGATGATGATGTCGCCTTGGTCGAGATGCGGCAGCAGCGATTCGATCGTCTTGTCCGTCGGCTCGCCCGCTTTGACCATGATCATGATTTTGCGCGGCGTTTCGAGCGCGTTCACGAACTCTTCGACGGAGTAACAGCCGACGAGGTTTTTGCCCGCCGCTTCTTCCACGAGCTCCTTCGTCTTCTCCGGCGAACGGTTGTACACCGCGACGGAGAAGCCTTTGCTTTCCATGTTAAGCGCGAGGTTCTTGCCCATGACGGCAAGACCGACGACGCCGATTTGCTGTTTCGACATGTTCATCATCCTTTTTGTATGTAAATATAGTTCCTCATCCTTTGGTACATCCCCCTTATTTTACACAAATGCTCGTACAGTTCCAAGAATAACGAATTTACCGGCGGTAAGACGCGGTCTGCCGAGCCAAAGCAAAAAAACGGCCGGGCCGCCTTCCGGCAGCCGGGCCGCATATTCGTTCGGGGGACGAGCCCGTTTACATTTCTAATAAAAGCATTTCTTGGCGCAGCTCTTCGAGTTTCGCTCGGCACGAGTCGGCGGCGGCCCGATTGCCTTCTGCAAGCGCTTCCGCCAGTAAAGCCAGCTCGTAGTCGATTTCCAGCCGCAGCGTCGGAATTCGCTCTTCCGCGCGCGTCGACCGGAACGCCTTCGCGATATCCTCGAGCGTCACGCCCGAATCCCTTTGGTACACCACTTTATGCTCCACCCCGGAAATTTCCACCATGCGGATGATTTCCCCGAACATAATGTTCTCGATCACGATTTGTCGATCGCGGAACCGTTTGACGACGGCATGCCCGCGAGTCGCCCCGATCATGCGCTCCATCAGCTCGACGAGCTTCTCGTCGCGGAACGAGTAATTGCCGACGAGCTTGAACCGGTCGCCGACGCGCTGAAATTTCATTTTGACCAGCCTGCGTCCCGTCCGAATCGAGGCGATGAAGTGAGCTTCGTTCTCCGACCAGTACAGCGAATACCCTTCTTGAATCAGAGACTTGATGAAGTTATGGATTGTCCGGCGATCGAATCGCAAATCCAAGTTGCAATACTCCACTTCAAAGCTTTTGTTCACGGCAATCCCCTCCCAAGCTGCTAAAGAAAGATAGTGACGGAATTTTCTGAATAATCTTTCTTTCCTTTTATACTATACTGATTTGTATGAATTGGCAACTTGGTTTATGGGCCTAATTTTCGTAAAATGAAGAAATGATTTTGTCATACGCCTGCATTCGGGGGGACATCGCCATGGCACGATTCTCACTTACGGCACGTCCGCCCGACGACGCGCGGGGAGGCAACGAAGACCTACATAACGGAGGATGACCAAATGAGTTTTACGGGGTTTACGCAGGAGGATTTCGATACGTTTTTGATCGAGGGGTTAGAACAACGGATGGCTGCCATTCG contains the following coding sequences:
- a CDS encoding NAD(P)-binding domain-containing protein, with the protein product MNMSKQQIGVVGLAVMGKNLALNMESKGFSVAVYNRSPEKTKELVEEAAGKNLVGCYSVEEFVNALETPRKIMIMVKAGEPTDKTIESLLPHLDQGDIIIDGGN